A window of Bdellovibrionota bacterium contains these coding sequences:
- a CDS encoding HEAT repeat domain-containing protein: protein MFSRFPALPPLLGVTLAILIAATQLGHSLEGSAKIEYLMRELEHGSDYKVRMAAANALGKVADGTVADWMIRALRREDHPAVRLATIYAVGQIPDHRVIAPVLELAHEELLSQGEMLAVERVLWNLRPAIHLSSWIDYMLSAPERGDRAMAAWLVGVTGDASALPALRQVLKDGSAHVRSRAAQAIGRIGSVQGKIDCQRAATKDPDASVLQAGRQCLTLIGLQQSGRIPQGNWHRVNLKVDLYGMQTGVVTPETYKNYLRKNVNPRAVDVAVATLRASQAEIREDRSVHLIEHEQLLRTFRLDATMLTSYIFEPADLGRLRQAVREETPRINRCYIDAVRKNRKLRGNVTVEFRVLNSGRVSNASVKNATLQDIAIQNCIVDEVQKIPFPQIPVRYVKMQYTFSFTPPKDEKFEFAGQEATKK, encoded by the coding sequence ATGTTTTCTCGTTTCCCGGCGTTACCTCCGCTTCTCGGCGTTACGCTCGCGATCTTGATCGCAGCCACGCAATTGGGCCATTCGCTCGAGGGAAGCGCCAAAATCGAGTACCTCATGAGGGAACTCGAGCACGGCTCGGATTATAAGGTCCGCATGGCGGCGGCTAATGCGCTCGGGAAAGTCGCGGACGGTACGGTCGCCGACTGGATGATCCGAGCTTTACGGCGGGAAGACCATCCCGCCGTTCGTTTAGCCACGATCTACGCCGTCGGACAAATCCCCGACCATCGTGTCATCGCTCCGGTTCTTGAACTCGCGCACGAGGAATTGCTTTCCCAGGGCGAAATGCTCGCTGTGGAGCGCGTGCTTTGGAATTTGCGTCCGGCCATCCACCTTTCTTCTTGGATCGATTACATGCTGAGTGCGCCCGAGCGCGGGGACCGAGCCATGGCCGCTTGGCTGGTCGGCGTCACGGGTGACGCCAGCGCCCTTCCCGCGCTGCGACAGGTGTTGAAGGACGGATCGGCGCATGTTCGAAGTCGGGCCGCGCAAGCCATCGGGCGAATCGGCTCTGTTCAGGGGAAAATAGATTGCCAGCGCGCCGCCACGAAAGACCCCGATGCGTCTGTTTTGCAGGCCGGCCGGCAGTGCCTGACGTTGATCGGACTGCAGCAGTCGGGGCGAATTCCCCAGGGCAACTGGCATCGGGTGAATCTCAAAGTCGACCTTTACGGGATGCAGACCGGTGTCGTCACGCCTGAAACGTACAAAAATTATCTTCGAAAGAATGTGAACCCGCGGGCCGTCGATGTCGCCGTCGCAACCCTCCGCGCCAGTCAGGCGGAGATCCGAGAGGATCGATCGGTCCACTTGATCGAACATGAGCAATTATTGCGGACCTTCCGCCTCGACGCCACGATGTTGACGTCCTATATTTTCGAGCCTGCGGATCTCGGCCGGCTTCGACAGGCGGTTCGGGAAGAAACGCCGAGGATCAATCGTTGTTATATCGACGCCGTTCGAAAAAACCGGAAGTTGCGCGGAAATGTCACGGTCGAGTTCCGTGTGTTAAACAGCGGCCGCGTTTCGAACGCGTCGGTCAAGAATGCCACTCTCCAGGACATCGCGATCCAAAATTGCATCGTCGACGAAGTTCAGAAAATCCCGTTCCCCCAAATCCCGGTTCGCTATGTGAAGATGCAATATACGTTTTCGTTCACGCCGCCGAAGGACGAAAAGTTCGAGTTCGCCGGCCAGGAAGCCACAAAAAAATAA